From a single Intestinibaculum porci genomic region:
- a CDS encoding L-cysteine desulfidase family protein — protein sequence MHKEDQKYQAYIAILKEELVPAMGCTEPIALAYGAALARDLLGEMPSKVDIQVSGSIIKNVKSVIVPNTGHLKGIKAAIAAGLVAGDATQKLECIAHASQKEQEIASLLDTLPMTIHHIENGHVFEIIIRCEKDNHYSLVHICDDHTNVIRKEKDHQVLFTKESAKQAQKTDRSLLDMESIYDFINTVEIDEIAEVLERQIAYNTAIAEEGLTHDYGANIGKVLMSQADDLVTKAKAYAAAGSDARMNGCELPVVINSGSGNQGLTCSLPVLVYAKAYRVSHERLLRALALSNLVAIHEKTGIGTLSAYCGAVTAGAGAGAGIAYLLEGDYKTITHTIVNSLAIVSGMICDGAKASCAAKIASSVDAAMLGYEMYKQGQQFKGGDGIVVKGIEKTLDHVGRLGREGMKETNNEIIAMMIDEE from the coding sequence ATGCATAAAGAAGATCAGAAATACCAGGCGTATATCGCTATTTTAAAAGAAGAACTTGTGCCTGCAATGGGCTGCACGGAGCCTATTGCCTTAGCTTATGGCGCTGCGTTAGCACGTGATTTATTAGGGGAGATGCCAAGTAAAGTAGATATCCAGGTCAGTGGTTCCATTATTAAGAATGTGAAAAGCGTCATTGTCCCTAATACAGGACATTTAAAAGGCATCAAAGCAGCCATTGCGGCGGGCTTAGTCGCCGGGGATGCAACGCAGAAATTAGAATGCATTGCCCATGCTTCGCAAAAAGAGCAAGAGATTGCGTCACTCTTAGACACGTTACCAATGACGATTCATCATATCGAAAATGGCCATGTTTTTGAGATCATCATCCGCTGTGAAAAAGACAATCATTATAGTTTAGTCCATATTTGTGATGATCATACCAATGTCATCAGAAAAGAAAAAGATCATCAGGTGCTTTTTACAAAAGAATCTGCAAAACAAGCGCAGAAAACCGATCGCTCTTTACTTGATATGGAAAGTATTTATGATTTTATTAATACCGTTGAGATCGATGAGATTGCGGAAGTTCTGGAAAGGCAGATTGCTTATAATACCGCGATCGCTGAGGAAGGCTTAACGCATGATTACGGCGCCAATATTGGGAAGGTCCTGATGAGTCAGGCAGATGATCTCGTCACGAAAGCAAAAGCCTATGCAGCCGCTGGCAGTGATGCGCGCATGAATGGCTGTGAATTACCGGTTGTCATTAACTCCGGTTCGGGCAATCAGGGCTTAACATGTTCGCTGCCGGTACTTGTTTACGCTAAGGCCTATCGTGTCTCTCATGAAAGACTATTACGCGCTTTAGCCTTAAGCAATCTCGTCGCAATTCATGAAAAAACGGGAATCGGTACATTATCGGCTTACTGCGGCGCCGTCACCGCGGGAGCGGGTGCCGGTGCTGGTATTGCTTATTTGTTAGAGGGTGATTATAAAACGATTACCCATACAATTGTGAACAGTTTAGCGATTGTCTCAGGAATGATCTGCGATGGCGCTAAAGCGAGCTGCGCCGCTAAGATTGCATCGAGCGTGGATGCGGCAATGCTTGGCTATGAAATGTATAAACAGGGTCAGCAGTTTAAAGGCGGTGACGGGATTGTCGTCAAAGGTATTGAAAAGACTTTAGATCATGTCGGCCGCTTAGGACGTGAAGGGATGAAGGAAACCAATAATGAAATCATCGCTATGATGATTGATGAAGAATAA
- a CDS encoding IS3 family transposase: MIIEEREIAVDKCLLADTYIRDHPDVKISEACKIFEITSRKYRCWKKKRENPSASQIQKATEDEMIKDKMIDIVKTFGFVPGRRTFCALFTRMHFNINGQPVGEKKVTRLMQELNLFPNLRHKDAYKGQATYNHPYYNVNDYVKRYFRQDPRKVILTDITYISYNGNKNISYLCVFKDAFTNEILGWHISKRMDVTLVERAYCMMMDLHEKEIEKACKYMKENGKKPYVYIHSDNGSQYLSTEFREILEDDGFIQSVSRRGNSLDNAPMESFFGRMKSILNELVEKCPNFDTVETMIKNFMEQYNTVIPQYDLAGQTPEEYYRYITEGIYQTDVYFGVSAKELITQEELESRREQARAERARRRSKQNESGESSYEYKSEQHPFKVVQKDQKVILARINKLQRLIDENTKEVEKLDTLLADTNTALKFLTKASDSVIKSLYYPRNWQNYPELSYVNRTGAIY; the protein is encoded by the coding sequence ATCATCATCGAAGAACGAGAAATAGCGGTAGATAAATGTCTTCTCGCAGATACGTATATAAGAGATCATCCTGATGTCAAAATCAGTGAGGCCTGCAAGATATTTGAAATCACTTCAAGAAAATACAGGTGCTGGAAGAAAAAACGTGAAAATCCATCTGCCAGCCAGATTCAAAAGGCTACCGAAGATGAGATGATAAAGGATAAGATGATTGATATCGTCAAAACCTTTGGCTTCGTGCCTGGGCGAAGAACATTCTGTGCTCTTTTTACTCGCATGCATTTTAATATCAATGGTCAGCCGGTTGGTGAAAAAAAAGTAACGCGTCTGATGCAGGAATTGAATTTGTTCCCCAACCTACGCCATAAGGATGCCTACAAGGGACAGGCAACATACAACCATCCTTATTATAACGTTAACGATTACGTAAAAAGATACTTCAGACAAGACCCGCGCAAGGTTATTCTCACTGATATCACTTATATTTCCTATAACGGCAATAAAAACATCTCTTATCTATGCGTATTTAAGGACGCATTTACCAATGAAATTCTTGGATGGCATATTTCTAAAAGAATGGACGTTACCCTCGTTGAAAGAGCTTATTGCATGATGATGGATCTTCATGAAAAGGAAATTGAGAAGGCATGCAAATACATGAAGGAAAATGGAAAAAAGCCTTATGTCTATATTCATTCAGACAACGGCTCTCAATACCTTTCCACCGAATTCAGAGAAATTCTAGAAGATGACGGCTTCATTCAGTCAGTATCCAGACGCGGAAACAGCCTCGATAATGCGCCAATGGAAAGCTTTTTTGGAAGAATGAAATCTATTCTAAATGAATTAGTTGAAAAATGTCCTAACTTTGATACGGTTGAAACCATGATCAAAAACTTTATGGAACAGTATAATACAGTAATACCTCAGTATGATCTGGCAGGACAGACTCCTGAAGAATACTATCGCTATATTACTGAAGGCATTTATCAGACTGATGTTTATTTCGGCGTCTCAGCCAAAGAACTCATCACCCAGGAAGAACTGGAATCCAGACGCGAACAAGCGCGTGCTGAAAGAGCTCGACGCAGAAGCAAGCAAAACGAGTCTGGTGAATCATCTTATGAGTATAAGAGCGAACAGCATCCTTTCAAAGTGGTACAGAAGGATCAGAAGGTTATTCTAGCTCGAATCAATAAGCTACAGAGACTGATTGACGAAAATACGAAAGAAGTAGAAAAACTGGATACGCTATTGGCTGATACGAATACAGCACTCAAGTTCCTAACCAAGGCATCCGATTCAGTGATCAAGTCACTGTACTATCCTAGAAACTGGCAGAATTATCCAGAGCTATCGTATGTGAACAGAACAGGAGCAATCTATTAA
- a CDS encoding IS3 family transposase, producing MKVIIVMSKGTVISDEAIKILSANKFVKLVRSNRISFTYEFRIMMWERWIKYKSISSIREVMKENGIDYSLFNAQIISRIQRNFKRDGKPTNGRMGNSAKRNKTDKNYDQFLVSTGKFIRARRGISFSKDYTEKLYSLYPDQAIEDVLKSDGFDPERIGYQRIHALKRVFDGDIEPHEKQTFDQNIIEEYTDHPMVERITAHRIKLTDVFYSEASIFSDMHINDILKIFDIDSAILTISTKQRIKKQITQSDHTCSIHLEAGSSDRLKAIALNLYEALYNKMACFLKSISQCIWDLSASLRREAFIMLDSLADSHIMPLSQIISEAGLSRSTFYSILRNDAYGRYEELRNQNEEEEVRAIIDTMNYKGYPKGKRTIHMMMPEITGKSFSIKKIARLMRKHGLNSGVRAPRQSLKAAREHLEKYKCPNLLKRKFRLAMPFTHILTDVSYLFFGANGRGYLSAVKDAVTGRILAAVVSENNDSAMTMETLKQLERYTFRDNAIFHSDQGALYLNEAFQKKVKELGFRESMSRRGICEDNSSQESFFGHFKDECDYTSCSSIEELREMVLSYVEYYNNERPQWTRNKMTPVKYESYLEAMPPEQFDLYMSKETDKYEKTKALATKRAKARANLILS from the coding sequence ATGAAGGTAATAATTGTTATGTCTAAAGGAACTGTAATATCTGATGAAGCCATTAAAATACTTTCAGCCAATAAATTCGTCAAACTGGTGAGATCAAATCGTATTTCATTTACCTATGAATTCAGGATCATGATGTGGGAGAGATGGATTAAATATAAAAGCATTTCATCAATTAGAGAGGTCATGAAGGAAAATGGCATTGACTACTCTCTCTTTAACGCACAAATTATTAGTCGTATTCAAAGAAATTTTAAACGCGATGGGAAACCTACTAACGGACGTATGGGTAACTCTGCCAAACGTAATAAAACAGATAAAAACTATGATCAGTTCCTCGTCTCGACCGGAAAATTCATTCGCGCACGTCGTGGCATTTCATTTTCAAAAGACTATACTGAAAAGCTCTATAGCTTATATCCTGATCAGGCAATCGAGGATGTCCTTAAATCAGATGGCTTTGATCCAGAACGAATTGGCTATCAGCGTATTCATGCGCTAAAAAGAGTATTTGACGGGGATATTGAGCCGCATGAAAAGCAAACGTTTGATCAGAATATAATCGAAGAATATACAGACCACCCAATGGTTGAAAGGATAACTGCACATAGAATCAAACTGACGGATGTATTCTACAGCGAGGCATCAATTTTCTCTGATATGCACATTAATGATATTCTCAAAATCTTTGATATTGATTCTGCAATTCTTACTATCTCCACGAAACAGCGCATAAAAAAGCAAATTACTCAATCTGATCATACATGTTCCATTCATTTAGAGGCAGGCTCATCTGATCGACTCAAAGCCATTGCCCTAAATCTTTATGAGGCACTATACAATAAAATGGCTTGTTTTCTGAAGTCTATATCCCAATGCATATGGGATCTTAGCGCCAGCCTAAGAAGAGAAGCCTTCATAATGCTTGACTCGTTAGCGGACAGTCACATTATGCCTTTAAGCCAAATCATTAGTGAAGCAGGCCTGTCAAGATCCACCTTCTACTCTATTTTAAGAAACGATGCCTACGGCAGATATGAAGAGCTAAGGAATCAGAATGAAGAAGAAGAGGTCAGGGCCATTATTGATACAATGAATTACAAAGGCTATCCCAAAGGCAAGAGAACTATCCACATGATGATGCCTGAGATTACAGGCAAAAGCTTTTCAATTAAGAAAATAGCACGTCTGATGAGAAAGCATGGACTTAATTCAGGAGTTCGAGCTCCCCGTCAGTCCCTTAAGGCTGCTCGTGAGCATCTTGAAAAATACAAGTGCCCTAATCTTCTTAAACGAAAATTCAGACTGGCCATGCCTTTTACGCACATTCTCACTGATGTTTCCTATCTGTTTTTTGGAGCAAATGGCAGAGGCTATCTTTCAGCAGTCAAAGATGCGGTAACAGGGCGCATATTAGCTGCCGTGGTGAGCGAAAACAATGATTCGGCAATGACTATGGAGACGCTGAAGCAGCTTGAACGCTACACCTTTCGCGATAATGCCATCTTCCATAGCGACCAGGGGGCACTGTATCTCAATGAAGCATTTCAGAAAAAGGTAAAGGAGCTGGGATTCAGAGAATCAATGTCCAGAAGAGGCATCTGTGAAGACAACAGTTCACAGGAAAGCTTTTTTGGCCATTTCAAGGATGAATGTGACTATACCAGCTGCAGTTCCATTGAGGAGCTGAGGGAAATGGTGCTTTCCTATGTGGAATACTACAACAACGAGAGACCACAGTGGACAAGAAATAAAATGACACCCGTGAAATACGAATCGTATCTTGAAGCCATGCCGCCTGAGCAGTTTGATTTATACATGTCCAAGGAAACTGATAAGTATGAAAAAACGAAGGCTCTTGCAACAAAAAGAGCTAAAGCGCGTGCCAACCTGATACTGTCATGA
- a CDS encoding transglutaminase-like domain-containing protein, giving the protein MKELLTVMLCVSLVSARTQQLTNSHPQAYRQALSQVISSLHLKKKDPLTQVSTIYRYILTHVDYDYETYFHVAHRTTAYHALCEKKANCQGISLLLKDMCHCMHIKAPLVKGTYRGEPHVWNVIKLGRYYYNADATLDDHKLSCFLVSDADLVDHKRTTKVSHMAPATLGMQKINYPLFKYYQYKAPKEVTIRYAYDGASLKMKATQTLYRSNIKTPMYLKDHQLHIAFRHRGDYAITLKNKQSGKFLNYYFYIH; this is encoded by the coding sequence ATGAAGGAACTCTTAACTGTGATGCTCTGCGTCTCTCTTGTGTCTGCCAGGACACAGCAGCTCACAAACTCACACCCACAAGCCTATCGGCAGGCACTTTCTCAGGTCATTTCCTCCCTTCACCTGAAGAAAAAAGATCCTCTTACTCAGGTCTCAACCATCTACCGTTACATCCTGACTCATGTTGATTATGATTATGAAACCTACTTCCATGTCGCTCATCGTACCACCGCCTATCATGCTTTATGCGAAAAGAAAGCAAACTGCCAAGGCATTTCCTTACTGTTAAAGGATATGTGTCATTGTATGCATATCAAAGCTCCTTTAGTGAAAGGAACGTACCGTGGAGAACCCCATGTCTGGAACGTGATTAAATTAGGACGTTACTACTATAATGCAGACGCCACCTTAGATGATCATAAACTTTCTTGCTTTTTAGTCAGTGATGCTGATTTAGTTGATCATAAACGGACAACGAAAGTCAGTCACATGGCACCGGCTACATTAGGGATGCAAAAGATCAATTATCCACTTTTTAAATACTATCAGTACAAAGCCCCTAAGGAAGTCACTATTCGTTATGCCTATGATGGTGCTAGTTTAAAGATGAAAGCGACCCAAACATTATATCGTTCTAATATTAAGACACCGATGTATTTAAAAGATCATCAGTTACATATTGCTTTTAGACATCGCGGGGACTATGCGATCACCTTGAAGAATAAACAAAGTGGCAAGTTTTTAAACTATTACTTCTATATTCACTAA
- a CDS encoding LysR family transcriptional regulator substrate-binding protein, whose translation MHPIIESENTDLILSMIQNTQNITFLPYYLIQPYIKDGTLAKLPLDYTIPITRQLLYHKEKWVSPEMQAFIALLD comes from the coding sequence GTGCATCCAATCATTGAATCAGAAAATACTGATCTGATCCTCTCAATGATTCAAAATACACAAAACATAACCTTTTTACCCTATTATTTAATTCAACCCTATATCAAAGATGGCACCTTAGCGAAGTTGCCGCTTGATTATACGATTCCGATTACCCGACAGCTCCTCTATCACAAGGAGAAGTGGGTTTCCCCGGAAATGCAGGCATTTATTGCTTTGCTTGATTAA
- a CDS encoding LysR family transcriptional regulator yields the protein MEINQLITFVTIAKCQSFSKAAAKLDYSQAAVTIQIKNLEKELQCQLFDRLGKQVSLTARGSQFYPHAMQILKDLAIAKESIASSDELHGFLRLGTIDSLCASLSHLLLHYHKQFPHVTMSITTTSIDGLLMKLKQNEIDIAYLADRSIEDIQLMKAFEKEEAACFVCDVHHPLLQEKNLSLDRLLKEPLILTERNASYRTLLDLDLQKKGYEVNWYHCQGLFIDSDDLFSAHKG from the coding sequence ATGGAAATCAATCAGCTTATCACTTTTGTGACGATCGCAAAATGTCAGTCATTTTCTAAAGCTGCCGCAAAATTAGATTATAGTCAGGCAGCGGTGACGATTCAGATTAAAAATCTTGAGAAAGAATTACAGTGTCAGCTTTTTGACCGTTTAGGCAAACAGGTTTCTTTAACGGCGCGGGGCAGTCAGTTTTATCCGCATGCGATGCAGATTCTCAAAGATCTTGCCATCGCTAAGGAAAGTATTGCCTCATCGGATGAACTGCATGGCTTTTTACGTCTTGGGACAATTGATTCACTTTGTGCTTCGCTAAGTCACTTACTGCTTCATTATCATAAACAGTTCCCCCATGTGACAATGAGTATCACCACCACTTCAATTGATGGGCTATTGATGAAACTCAAACAAAATGAAATAGATATCGCCTATCTGGCCGATCGTTCCATTGAAGATATCCAATTAATGAAAGCTTTTGAAAAAGAGGAAGCGGCCTGCTTTGTCTGCGATGTCCATCATCCGCTTTTACAGGAGAAAAATCTTTCGCTTGATCGGTTATTAAAAGAGCCGCTCATTTTAACGGAGCGCAATGCCTCATACCGTACGTTATTAGATCTTGATTTACAGAAAAAAGGCTATGAAGTAAACTGGTACCATTGTCAAGGACTATTTATTGACAGTGACGACTTGTTTTCAGCTCACAAAGGATGA